In a single window of the Acidobacteriota bacterium genome:
- the lpxA gene encoding acyl-ACP--UDP-N-acetylglucosamine O-acyltransferase, translating to MTTFVHETAIVSPDAEIGTGTYIGPFCTVGGSVVLGDGVRLGSHVVIDGDTSIGAETHIFPFASVGLAPQDLKYKGESTKTVIGKRNQIREFVTIHRGTGSGNGITVIGDDNLLMAQAHVAHDCRLGSGIIMANAATLAGHVEIDDGASVGAYSGVHQFCRVGFQAFIGGYSVVVKDAMPFAIIQGNHAKCYGLNRLGMKRRGYSKESISALNHAFHLLLASKLNTTQAIERIRAEISDVKEVDLLVNFIEASKRGVVK from the coding sequence ATGACCACCTTCGTTCACGAAACAGCTATTGTCAGCCCCGATGCTGAGATAGGCACCGGTACTTACATCGGGCCTTTCTGCACGGTCGGCGGCAGCGTGGTTTTAGGTGATGGCGTACGGCTGGGATCGCACGTCGTCATCGACGGCGACACGAGCATCGGCGCCGAAACGCATATTTTCCCGTTCGCGTCCGTCGGCCTCGCTCCGCAGGACCTCAAATACAAAGGCGAATCGACCAAGACCGTCATCGGCAAACGCAATCAGATCCGCGAATTCGTTACCATTCACCGCGGGACTGGATCGGGCAACGGAATTACCGTGATCGGCGACGACAATCTGCTGATGGCACAGGCACACGTCGCACACGATTGCCGTCTGGGCAGCGGCATCATCATGGCGAACGCAGCGACGCTTGCCGGCCATGTCGAGATAGACGACGGTGCGAGCGTCGGTGCGTATTCGGGCGTGCATCAATTCTGCCGCGTCGGTTTTCAGGCGTTCATCGGAGGCTACAGCGTCGTTGTGAAAGACGCGATGCCGTTTGCCATCATTCAGGGAAATCATGCGAAATGCTACGGCCTGAACCGCCTCGGCATGAAACGCCGCGGCTACTCGAAAGAGTCCATCTCGGCGCTGAATCACGCGTTCCATCTGCTGCTCGCGTCAAAACTGAACACCACGCAGGCCATCGAACGCATCCGTGCCGAGATCTCCGACGTCAAAGAGGTCGATCTGCTCGTTAATTTCATCGAAGCCTCAAAACGCGGCGTCGTGAAATAG